A single genomic interval of Camelina sativa cultivar DH55 chromosome 11, Cs, whole genome shotgun sequence harbors:
- the LOC104726410 gene encoding SNF2 domain-containing protein CLASSY 1-like, whose protein sequence is MKRKHYFDFDHPLNPCPFEVFCSGTWKAVEYLRIENGAMTMRLLENGQVLDDIRPFQRLRLRSRKATLVDCTSFLRPGLDVCVLYQKDVTVDEETTEPVWVDARILSIERKPHESECFCIFHVSVYIDQGCIGSEKHRMNRASVLMGLNQISILQKLCKEQSLNRYYRWRNSEDCTSLVKTRLNLGKFLPDVSWLLVTSVLKNIVFQIRTFHEKMVYQIVADECSSSSLSAMNITVEDGVFMSKVVLFNPAEDTHQDTDVKQEIEEEVMELRRSKRRSGRPDRFADSESQPDSKDGWVRMMPYRYSTWTDLSDDDEDYDEEECDDDRDTDDDLYLPLSQLLGKKGSTKGLSKDKRREIVLIDKTEMKKRKKTERIDRNRELSVIPFTPVFEPIPLEQFGFNANSLCGGSSGSHLMDEIDKYRSRAAKYGKNKKFEMDEMESDLCWNGPLRNVVQKTNGQHSRIRSVSGNTGVSEEPQIYKKRTLSAGAYNKLIDSYMSRIDSTIAAKNEATNVVEQLMGLKNAASSSMEAEKSSSEDDDEEETSENEMLWREMELCLASSYILDDNEVRVDNEAFHKALGGCEHDYELNEEIGMCCRLCGHVGTEMKHVSAPFAHHKKWTTETKQVNEDDINTTKVNQDGAESHNYTVPVASLDMPSAEESDNVWSLIPQLKRKLHLHQKKAFEFLWRNLAGSVVPAMMDPSSEKIGGCVISHTPGAGKTFLIIAFLASYLKIFPGKRPLVLAPKTTLYTWYKEFIKWEIPVPVHLLHGRRTYCVAKENTIQIEGIPKPSQDVMHVLDCLDKIQKWHAQPSVLVMGYTSFLTLMREDSKFAHRKYMAKVLRESPGLLVLDEGHNPRSTKSRLRKALMKVDTDLRILLSGTLFQNNFCEYFNTLCLARPKFVHEVLVELDQKFQTNQTEQKAPHLLENRARKFFLDIIAKKIDTKVGDERLQGLNMLRNMTSGFIDNYEGNGSGSGSGDVLPGLQIYTLLMNSTDIQHRTLTKLQNIMSTYHGYPLELELLITLAAIHPWLVKTTACCTKFLNPQELSEIEKLKHDAKKGSKVMFVLNLVFRVVKREKILIFCHNIAPIRLFLELFENIFRWKRGRELLTLTGDLELFERGRVIDKFEEPGGQSRVLLASITACAEGISLTAASRVIMLDSEWNPSKTKQAIARAFRPGQQKVVYVYQLLSRGTLEEDKYRRTTWKEWVSSMIFSEEFVADPSQWQAEKIEDDVLREIVEEDKVKSFHMIMKNEKASTGG, encoded by the exons ATGAAGAGAAAGCATTACTTTGACTTCGACCATCCATTAAATCCATGCC CTTTCGAGGTGTTCTGCTCGGGGACATGGAAGGCCGTGGAGTACTTAAGGATCGAGAATGGAGCGATGACGATGCGTCTCTTGGAGAACGGACAAGTGTTGGATGATATAAGACCATTTCAGAGGCTTCGTCTTAGATCAAGAAAGGCCACTTTGGTCGATTGTACAT CTTTTCTAAGACCTGGTCTGGATGTTTGCGTTCTCTATCAGAAAGATGTCACTGTGGATGAAGAGACTACAGAGCCG GTTTGGGTGGATGCAAGGATATTATCTATAGAGAGGAAGCCTCATGAATCTGAATGCTTTTGTATATTCCATGTTAGTGTGTATATAGACCAAGGCTGCATCGGTTCGGAGAAACATAGAATGAATAGAGCTTCGGTACTGATGGGCCTCAACCAAATCTCTATACTCCAGAAGCTTTGCAAGGAACAAAGCTTGAACCGCTACTACAGATGGAGAAACTCTGAGGACTGTACTTCGCTGGTGAAAACAAGACTAAATCTGGGAAAGTTCTTGCCTGATGTTTCTTGGTTGCTTGTTACATCAGTTTTGAAAAACATTGTGTTTCAGATCAGAACCTTTCACGAGAAGATGGTTTATCAGATTGTGGCGGATGAATGCTCTAGTAGCTCTTTGAGTGCAATGAACATCACGGTGGAAGACGGTGTTTTCATGTCCAAAGTTGTTTTGTTCAATCCAGCTGAGGATACTCATCAAGATACTGATGTAAAGCAGGAGATCGAAGAGGAGGTAATGGAGCTGCGTCGATCCAAGAGAAGAAGTGGGCGGCCTGATAGATTCGCTGACTCTGAGAGTCAGCCAGATTCAAAGGATGGATGGGTAAGGATGATGCCATATAGGTACAGCACATGGACTGATttaagtgatgatgatgaagattatGACGAAGAAGAATGTGATGATGATAGAGATACCGATGACGATTTATACTTACCGTTATCGCAATTACTTGGAAAAAAGGGAAGCACAAAGGGATTAAGTAAGGATAAGCGAAGAGAGATTGTTTTGATAGACAAaacagagatgaagaagaggaaaaaaacagagagaattgaTAGAAATCGCGAGCTTTCGGTTATTCCCTTCACTCCCGTCTTTGAACCTATACCGTTGGAACAGTTTGGTTTCAATGCAAATAGTTTGTGTGGTGGTTCCTCTGGAAGTCATTTGATGGATGAGATAGATAAGTATCGTAGTAGAGCAGCAAAATATGGGAAAAATAAGAAGTTTGAAATGGACGAGATGGAATCTGATCTATGTTGGAATGGACCCCTCAGGAATGTGgttcaaaaaacaaatggaCAGCATTCCCGAATACGGTCTGTTTCTGGGAACACCGGAGTTTCCGAGGAACCACAGATTTATAAGAAGAGAACATTGAGCGCAGGTGCGTATAACAAGCTGATAGACTCGTACATGAGTAGAATTGATTCTACAATTGCAGCCAAGAACGAAGCGACCAATGTTGTTGAGCAGTTGATGGGGTTAAAGAACGCTGCAAGCTCTTCCATGGAAGCCGAAAAAAGTTCGagtgaggatgatgatgaggaagagacGTCAGAGAACGAGATGCTATGGAGGGAAATGGAACTATGCTTGGCTTCTTCTTACATTCTTGATGACAATGAG GTGAGAGTGGATAACGAGGCGTTCCATAAAGCACTCGGTGGTTGTGAACATGATTATGAATTGAATGAAGAAATCGGAATGTGTTGCAGATTGTGTGGTCATGTAGGAACTGAGATGAAACATGTTTCTGCACCTTTT GCGCATCACAAGAAATGGACGACAGAGACTAAGCAAGTCAACGAAGATGACATAAATACTACGAAAGTGAACCAAGATGGAGCTGAGAGTCATAATTACACTGTACCAGTTGCTTCCTTAGATATGCCCTCCGCTGAAGAAAGTGACAATGTTTGGTCTCTTATACCTCAGCTTAAGAGAAAACTACATTTACACCAGAAAAAAGCTTTTGAGTTTCTCTGGAGGAACCTAGCCGGGTCAGTGGTTCCCGCGATGATGGATCCGAGTTCAGAGAAGATAGGTGGGTGCGTGATTTCTCATACTCCTGGAGCAGGCAAAACATTTCTGATCATAGCTTTTCTTGCAAGCTACTTGAAGATATTTCCGGGTAAAAGGCCATTGGTTCTTGCTCCGAAAACAACCTTGTACACATGGTACAAGGAGTTCATCAAATGGGAGATTCCGGTACCCGTTCACTTGCTCCATGGTCGTAGAACCTACTGTGTGGCCAAAGAGAACACCATTCAGATCGAGGGAATTCCAAAACCGAGCCAAGATGTTATGCATGTTCTTGACTGTCTCGACAAAATCCAGAAATGGCATGCACAGCCTAGTGTTCTTGTAATGGGTTACACATCGTTTCTAACATTGATGAGGGAAGATTCAAAGTTTGCTCATAGAAAATACATGGCTAAAGTACTGAGAGAGTCTCCTGGATTACTGGTTCTAGACGAGGGACATAACCCGAGGAGTACCAAGTCGAGATTACGAAAGGCCTTGATGAAAGTTGATACTGATCTGAGGATTCTGCTTTCGGGCACATTGTTTCAGAACAACTTCTGTGAGTACTTCAACACTTTGTGCTTGGCTAGACCCAAGTTTGTTCACGAGGTTCTAGTTGAGTTGGATCAGAAGTTCCAGACAAACCAAACTGAGCAAAAGGCGCCTCACTTGCTTGAAAATAGAGCTCGGAAATTCTTCCTCGACATTATAGCCAAGAAGATTGACACAAAAGTGGGCGATGAGCGCTTGCAAGGTCTCAACATGTTGAGGAATATGACCAGTGGTTTCATCGATAACTATGAAGGGAACGGAAGCGGAAGCGGAAGTGGTGACGTTCTCCCAGGTTTGCAGATTTACACATTGTTGATGAACTCCACAGATATACAGCACAGAACTCTTACCAAACTTCAGAACATAATGTCGACTTACCATGGATATCCACTCGAGCTCGAGTTACTCATAACGTTAGCAGCTATCCATCCTTGGTTGGTCAAAACCACTGCCTGTTGCACCAAATTTCTCAATCCTCAGGAGCTTTCCGAGATTGAGAAGCTCAAGCACGATGCAAAGAAAGGATCAAAAGTCATGTTCGTGCTTAACCTCGTGTTCCGGGTGGTCAAGAGGGAGAAAATCCTCATATTTTGCCACAACATTGCGCCGATTCGCCTGTTTCTTGAGCTGTTTGAGAATATTTTCAGGTGGAAGAGAGGCCGAGAGCTCCTGACCTTGACAGGGGATCTTGAGCTGTTTGAGAGAGGCAGAGTGATAGACAAATTCGAAGAACCAGGAGGCCAGTCCCGTGTTCTGCTCGCTTCGATCACGGCCTGTGCAGAAGGCATCAGTCTAACAGCTGCATCACGGGTGATCATGCTTGATTCAGAGTGGAATCCTTCTAAGACAAAGCAAGCAATCGCACGTGCATTCAGACCGGGACAGCAGAAAGTGGTGTACGTTTACCAGCTCTTGTCCAGAGGAACACTTGAGGAAGACAAATACAGGAGGACAACCTGGAAAGAGTGGGTCTCAAGTATGATTTTCAGCGAAGAATTTGTGGCGGACCCATCTCAGTGGCAAGCTGAGAAGATTGAGGACGATGTTCTTAGAGAAATCGTGGAGGAAGACAAAGTCAAATCATTCCATATGATCATGAAGAATGAAAAAGCTTCAACAGGTGGCTAA
- the LOC104726409 gene encoding peroxidase 67 has product MEFNNQISMLKMVLLMLIMMLGSQSEAQLNSDYYKESCPTLFYVVRRVVRRAVAREPRMGASLLRLFFHDCFVNGCDGSILLDDTPSFVGEKTAGPSNNSVRGFEVIDKIKSTVESLCPGIVSCADLLAIAARDSVLLLGGPGWSVKLGRRDSTTANFAAANSGVIPSPISTLSNLINRFKAQGLSTRDMVALSGAHTIGKAKCATFRNRIYNESNINPSFAMSRREKCPAANGSGDNKVADLDIRSPNMFDHSYYKQLLGNKGLLTSDQVLFNNGPTDSLVVTYSHSIRAFYRDFVGAMVKMGDISPLTGSNGQIRNNCRRPN; this is encoded by the exons atgGAGTTCAATAACCAGATAAGTATGTTAAAGATGGTGTTATTGATGTTGATAATGATGTTGGGGTCTCAGTCCGAGGCTCAGCTGAACAGTGACTATTACAAGGAGAGCTGTCCCACGCTGTTCTATGTGGTGAGAAGGGTGGTGCGTCGGGCGGTGGCCAGAGAGCCTCGCATGGGCGCTTCTCTCCTCCGATTATTTTTCCACGACTGTTTCGTGAAC GGCTGTGATGGATCTATTTTATTGGATGACACACCGTCATTTGTCGGAGAGAAAACGGCTGGACCTAGCAACAACTCTGTTAGGGGATTCGAAGTGATCGACAAAATCAAGTCAACCGTTGAGAGTCTTTGCCCTGGCATCGTCTCATGTGCTGACCTTCTTGCCATAGCCGCTCGTGACTCCGTTCTCCTA TTGGGTGGCCCTGGGTGGAGTGTGAAACTTGGTAGACGAGACTCTACGACGGCGAACTTTGCGGCGGCTAACTCTGGCGTCATCCCTTCTCCGATCAGTACCCTGAGCAACCTCATCAACCGATTTAAAGCTCAAGGGTTGTCCACACGTGACATGGTAGCCCTTTCTGGTGCTCACACCATAGGGAAAGCGAAGTGTGCCACGTTCAGAAACCGTATATACAACGAAAGTAACATCAACCCCTCCTTCGCCATGTCAAGAAGGGAGAAGTGCCCTGCCGCCAATGGCTCTGGAGATAACAAGGTAGCCGATCTTGACATCCGTTCTCCTAACATGTTCGACCACAGCTACTACAAACAGCTTCTCGGCAACAAGGGGTTGCTTACATCAGACCAGGTGCTGTTCAACAACGGTCCCACCGACTCGCTAGTCGTAACATACAGCCACAGTATCAGAGCATTCTACCGCGACTTTGTTGGGGCCATGGTTAAGATGGGTGACATCAGCCCATTAACCGGATCCAATGGTCAGATTCGCAATAATTGTCGGAGACCCAATTAA
- the LOC104726408 gene encoding uncharacterized protein LOC104726408, which produces MCPLRIILIFLSATLAGFFVLKKLNSTSDDPLDDSFTDAAEPADDSASGFSKVGMALKSGFWTCVDMASGRYLWNHIRSDSKCSS; this is translated from the exons ATGTGTCCATTAAGGATTATCCTCATATTCCTTTCGGCGACTCTCGCTGGCTTCTTCGTCCTCAAGAAGCTCAACTCTACCTCCGACGATCCTCTCGACGATTCCTTCACCGACGCTGCTGAACCCGCCGACGACTCAGCCTCTGGATTCTCCAag GTGGGAATGGCACTGAAGTCTGGATTTTGGACATGCGTTGACATGGCAAGTGGTCGCTATCTCTGGAACCATATCCGCTCCGATTCCAAATGCTCTTCTTGA
- the LOC104726407 gene encoding CBL-interacting serine/threonine-protein kinase 10 gives MENKPSVLTDKYDVGRLLGQGTFAKVYYGRSILTSQSVAIKMIDKEKVMKVGLIEQIKREISVMRIARHPNVVELYEVMATKTRIYFVMEYCKGGELFNKVAKGKLKDDVAWKYFYQLINAVDFCHSREVYHRDIKPENLLLDDNENLKVSDFGLSALADCKRQDGLLHTTCGTPAYVAPEVINRKGYDGTKADIWSCGVVLFVLLAGYLPFHDSNLMEMYRKIGKADFKAPSWFAPEVKRLLCKMLDPNPETRITIAKIRESSWFRKGLHMKQKRMEKRVKEMNSVEAGVAGPSENGAGPSENGAGPSENGERVTEENHTDEPTNLNAFDIIALSAGFDLAGLFGDVHNKRESRFTSQKPASVIISTLEEVAQRLKLSIRKREAGLFKLERLKEGRKGILSMDAEIFQVTPTFHLVEVKKSNGDTLEYQKLVAEDLRPALSDIVWVWQGEKDESASQQEQQEEEAL, from the coding sequence ATGGAAAACAAGCCAAGTGTTTTGACCGATAAATATGATGTTGGGAGGTTACTGGGTCAAGGTACTTTTGCCAAGGTGTATTATGGAAGGAGTATTCTTACTAGCCAGAGTGTTGCTATCAAGATGATCGACAAGGAAAAGGTTATGAAAGTTGGGCTTATCGAACAGATCAAGCGAGAGATATCTGTTATGAGGATTGCTAGACACCCTAATGTTGTTGAGCTGTATGAGGTCATGGCAACGAAAACAAGGATCTACTTTGTTATGGAGTATTGTAAAGGTGGTGAGCTTTTCAACAAGGTTGCCAAAGGGAAGTTGAAAGATGATGTTGCTTGGAAGTACTTTTATCAGCTTATCAACGCTGTTGATTTTTGTCATAGCCGAGAGGTGTATCATCGTGACATAAAGCCAGAAAATCTATTGCTAGATGATAACGAGAATCTCAAGGTATCTGATTTCGGGTTGAGTGCTCTTGCTGACTGTAAGAGACAAGATGGCCTCCTCCACACTACTTGTGGTACACCTGCATATGTTGCTCCCGAAGTGATCAATCGAAAAGGCTATGATGGCACAAAAGCGGATATTTGGTCTTGTGGTgtggttttgtttgttctgttggCTGGCTATCTACCTTTCCATGACTCCAATTTGATGGAGATGTACAGGAAGATAGGAAAGGCTGATTTTAAGGCACCAAGCTGGTTTGCTCCAGAAGTGAAGAGGCTGTTGTGTAAGATGCTAGACCCTAACCCTGAAACTAGAATCACCATCGCAAAAATCAGAGAGAGTTCTTGGTTCAGAAAAGGTTTACATATGAAACAGAAACGGATGGAGAAACGAGTGAAAGAGATGAATTCTGTGGAAGCTGGTGTTGCAGGTCCAAGTGAGAACGGAGCAGGTCCAAGTGAGAACGGAGCAGGCCCAAGTGAGAATGGAGAAAGGGTGACGGAGGAAAACCATACTGACGAACCTACAAATTTAAACGCATTTGATATAATTGCCTTGTCTGCTGGGTTTGATCTGGCAGGACTGTTTGGAGATGTGCATAACAAGCGAGAGTCTAGATTCACATCCCAGAAACCTGCTTCAGTGATCATATCTACGCTAGAGGAGGTGGCACAACGATTGAAACTGAGCATAAGAAAGCGAGAAGCAGGTTTGTTCAAACTGGAACGTTTAAAAGAGGGAAGAAAAGGAATTCTATCAATGGATGCAGAGATATTCCAAGTAACCCCAACGTTTCATCTAGTGGAAGTGAAGAAATCTAATGGAGATACTCTCGAGTATCAGAAATTAGTAGCAGAGGATCTTAGACCTGCTCTGTCAGATATTGTGTGGGTTTGGCAGGGAGAGAAAGATGAGTCTGCGTCACAGCAAGAACAACAGGAGGAAGAAGCATTGTAG